From the genome of Solanum pennellii chromosome 6, SPENNV200:
TCAAAAACTTGTTGATGAGCTTAAATAAGTGTGGGAGATGAATATTGGAgtgaaataattaatatgagCATGCATGCCTTAACAGTTACAAGGTATACAAATACTAATTTCTTATTGCAGACAGAAATTCATGATAAAATCCAATATTATCATAGAAAAATCTGTGAAATAATTGGACTTAATGTCTTCTAATTCAATCTTCATTATTCATATTATTCTTGCCCTCTAGCCACCAGGCATGTCTTCAAATTCAATCTTCATATTATCATATCTTCTTGCCCTCTAACCAGCGAGAGTAGAACGCCAACGCCTCTCGTGGTTTGTACTCTGGCACGGTGTGTCCAGCTCCCTGAACATATCCGAAATCAATTTAGAtcaaagaaagggaaaaaaaaaagagaaaaatgaatgTTTTTCTTGATATGAACATACCTTAATAGTCATAAAAATGAGGTTGTTGGCATAACCTTGTATGAAACTGGACAAAAGATTTAAGCATTTGAAATGGATATTGCAGAATTGCAACAGTACTAGTTAAACATAAAGAGGATTAAGAAGGTGAAAACGCGAACATACCCTGCAACTTGGTCATTCACATACCAAGGCCTCCATTCATCCACGATCGGATATCCAAGAGATTTTGTCCATACTGCTGAACCAGTGAATGGAACACACATATCGTGATCCCCACTgcaaaaacccaaaaaaaatgaacatataTAATCGTTCTGGTTATAGTATCAAAGAGACCATCTTGGATAATTAGTTTGTCATCAGGTTCTATGAGTATATATAGTGGAAGAACATGTTATAGTTGCTttgatagagaaaatatcacatcaaaattcaaattttgaagttaGAGACTTAGTAAACTGTTGAACCTGAATATGATTGCCCGATAGCCCCCAGCTGTGAGATTTTTGTGATACGGAATCATGCTTCCAGAATCATGATCCAGAGCTATTTTGTCTGTGCATAGCTCCCAGGGACCTATCACAGTTGCCTGTTGTACCATACGATTTTGGAACGAATAAATCACCAActctatcttttttattaaagGTAAAGATGAGAAAATTGTATCTTACTGGTTCAGCATGAATAGCTTTACGAACATCTGCGTTGTTGAGCCACAGTGTAGCAACACGATCATCCTGCATATTTCATTTCAGATTATAATGTTCTGTTGAAGATTAAACCGGCATGATCCTAAATGAATTAGAGATAAGGAAATTCACTCCATTAAAGAGAGTACAAAATAAGCAGAACTTAAAATTCACAACAGTTGGGACAATAGATCGTATGCTTAAAAGATAACCAGGATGCATAGCTAGCTAGAGTAATCGACACGTTTTGATATAAACTTAGTTAAGTTGGGAATTCAACGGAGAACCATTAGAGAACAAACAAAACATTAAGAGTGACTTACTGTGCAAGGGACTTCTACACTATTGAGAATCTCCGGCCAAGTTGGGACATGTCCCGCTCTTACTGGGGCTTTATAAGGCCATGCACGGCCAAACATTCTTTTTCTGACAGGAAGAGGCCTTTCTGTCTCACCTAGTTTACGAAAGCTCATAGGCAATCTTGAGTTACCAAGGGTAATTACACTAGGTTTTTTGCTGTGGTAACATGGTTCTAGAATGTCGTAAACGTTTAGATCATAAACTACCTGCAATAGGCAAACAGGTGAATTTGGGATAATCAAGCATAGCAATGAAATGCTGTTCAAGTATGACAGAATAATCTTACCTGATCAATTTTATTAAGCTTTTCTGAACAATTACTATTCACTGGTTCGTAGAAATTTCCATGGCATGCAACAACAGCTTCCTGAGCATGAAAAAGAACAATCAGACACCAGTTGCTAATAGACAAAGAGGcaataattatgtttttctgATATATTGGAGTGGTAAATGTATACACACAGCTTAACATTTGTTTTGTAACGTCTTTTTGGCGGATTATAATTGACCACCAAATTGCCAGCTATATATTACTTCCAGAGATCAAAGAACAGTTTGAGAAGTCAAATGATTCAAGCACTAAAAAACcatacaagaagaagaaaataccTGATATAAGTCATCTGAAATGAGGCCCATACCATGTTGAAATGGAACAATAGCATTACCGTCTATTATATCATCTGCCACGCCATTTCCCACCATGTAACCCTGTGAGCAATAGAACGTAAAGAGTTTACAGCCCAAACAACTAGTTAATTAACACGTGAAAATCTTGAAATGTACTATACCTTAAAGTTGATAGCTGGCCTTACTCCAGCATCAATACCTAAAAGACAGAGGTAGCAGAAAGTTAGTTTGTGTATCCCCTGCCCTAGCAGTAGCAACAACCAATACATGATTACCTTTTACTACTTCAGAAGCCAGAGTTGGTACGTATATTCCAGCATAAGACTCTCCAGATATGTAAAATGGGTTCTTGAGGAACTCCGGGTAGATCTCAAACCACTAGAAAGAGAGAGAGTATCATTTAGTTGAACAATGAACGAGTTAGAAGgacaaagaaataaatgaattttattataCGGAACAACTATAAAACTTATAACTCCACCGGTGTAAGCTGCTCACATTGTAGTAGGTTGATTGCTAGCGTAAAACTAGTAAATTTAAGTATGGAATCGAGTTTATGTAGTTACCTTGAGGAGAAATGAGTGGCTATCAGATGCAGTCTTTAAGTCTCCTGTATTATAGTCAGATTTATTTCCCGAGTAAGATAATCCAACACCAACAGGAGAGTCCAGATATATTATATTGGAAACCTGGAAGAATCAAATCATAATGAGTGGCTAATGAAATGTAAGCAtatgataaaagtaaaattaacacAAATAATAACCTTAGACCAACTGTATGGATTGTTATGCAGAGAAGGCAGGCTACCACTTGGCtttccaaaatcaaaattaaaaggcCCTGCAATGTAAACAAATATCCTTCCTTTTATAagtaaaaaacaacaaaaatgatgAATAAGAATAGCAATTGCATCTCTATGGTACTACATTTCCACATCCCCATGTTAGCAGGGTTCGGTAGGGATGTGATGTAGACAGTCTACTCTAATACAAACATTAGTGTCTGcttccacaaaaaaaaaatggaactaCTAACATGAATTATAAGGAGGGTATCAACTACAACATGTGAAAAAACATTGATAATGTAAAGATTCTTTACCCTAAAGATTAACCAAACGCGCTATTAGTCCGTCACTCTGTTTGAAACAGGGGTGGAGACAGAATTTTCACAAAAGGGGATCTTCATCTACTATATGTACATAAATAGAATTCAACCTCGTacatataatgtaatttttcaaCGAAGGGGTTATTACGTACCATGCTCATAGACAAATCCATCAAAGCTTGAACAACCAGGTCCACCATTAAGCCAAAGAACAACTGGATCCTTCGATGGATTTCTTTCAGATTCAACAAAGTAGTAATACAAATTTTTCCCATGACTTTCATCTATAGTAACATACCTGAAAACCCCATTTCAAGAAACATTCagtaaaatacaaaaatcaatataaagttTACATCTTTTTATCAAAAAGAATACAAACCCAGCATAATGTTTTGAGTTAAAAGTGCCATTGAAGCCAGGGAGTTGAGTTACCAGTGCACTCTGAGGTGCCCCTTCtgttaacaaaaacaaaaattccaaCAAACAAATTAACAGTAGATTATAGTGTaaaacaaagtttttttttgcCATGTTTGGTAATATCAAAACTCTgaatttttcatggtttttataGAATCATACTAATAACTAGTCCATCAACTATTGCTTCTAAGCCAAGATTAGGAGAAAGTGACAGAAGATAAGGTTTTCAAAATATAGTTAGAGTCTGTTTGGCAATACTGTTGTTAGGAAAACcacttattttaagaaaaaaaaaaattcttagtaAAGAAATTAAGCTAGCCTTTGgtctattttttaaatatttttagcaaatattatgaaattttatcaTGTGTTTGGTGATagtatttggaaaatatattttacttttttaaaaatatatgatttatatttataagttttaaaaactgtCAGTAACCctaagtttgtattacaagcaGGGGCGGACCTACCTTTTACCGTTGAGGTGCACGTGACCCtgtaacttttgaaaaaatcatatgcatatatgtatatttattttgaaaaactggTAGAAACTAATATATAGTTAACAGTGCAcccataaaaaatataaaagtgcTCTGGTGCAATAGGCAAAAGGTAGACATGCTACCCTCTAGACCAGGGTTTGAATCCCACCTaagcttatttttattttgatgtttagCTTAGACCTTATATTTGAGCACCTAAAACCTTTAAATCTTGGATTCGTCTGATTACAAGAAACTgagcaaataatgagatttgaccaAAATACTAGAAGAAACTAATATTTGAGAATTTGAGATATTTGTCTAATTATGACAAATTGTATGAACAAACACTATTTGCCAAATCTTTTCCCAAATAATATGGGTTATAAGGGGTCGTTTGGAAACTGTATAAGAGACAtcttatacatgtattaaaagtTGCATTAGTTTTACTATGTTTCGTAGAAGTTTTGTGTTAGATATAAAAGTCAACATAACTTATACCATGTTTGGTTGGTAAGAATTTAAATGTTGTATAaaagttattcatgtattaatttatacGATATTTAGTTGCATTTTTTTATAGTCctatataattaatatcaacataactTATAAGAGAATCTATGTATATAGTTATGCAAGGTAGAAGGTGAAATAAGTTATGTGggcattagttatacatgtattaaaatgataaattacagATTTatcctattaatttattttatttttttaattgataactttattgttttcctatatatatttgttgtttttatttcttttaatatatagaccattttcatttcttttattttttttaatcgaaAACTTTATCGTTTTCCTACTATATATAgactatttttatttcttttatatacttatagtttttatttatttatagcaaatataaacatttctttaatattaaaaatttgattgtaTATTTTTGACGGTACATATGTTAATCAAATATAGcgttatatattattcaatatattccacattttattagcatgtattagtaatattttacaaataatatatattaatgatttacaacaagtttaatattcaataattaacaattcaTGTATTGTAATCTCTACATAACTAAATAATACCTACATTACATAATTTATATCTGCAACTAATACCCGTTGTATAACTAATATATGCATTAATAAATCCTGTATAACTAATACTTGTATAACTAAACCATGCATAACTAaatacctgcataactctaATAAGTAATCAAACGGCTCCTAAGTGTTTAATAAATCACTAAAACtggttttaaataaaaataggaacATTTTTTACGTAGCCGTATAGAAAGCTAAAAATTTATGCTTTAAAAAAACCAATAGAAAATTATTCTTTTCAAGATTAAATACCTcttctatatataaattattatttttttaaaaaaagaacaatttataaatgtttaccaatttgttttttattaattaattagcataTCTATTATGTTATTGTATAGCTTCCTATGTATTCTTTGATTCCgatggaaaattaaaattaaaattttaagtttataagtttggaattttttttaaaaatagtgtaTTGAATAAACAAGACATATggtatttatgatttttaaagataaatataaagtaGGAACCAAGCATCCCTAACATATAAGCAAAATCATAATACTATTATTTACGtgatactattatttatttattgacttTATTGGAAATAATACTATAAACATGCCTTATATTTGACAATCTTCCAATTTTAgcctttttttgtttatttttaaaaatctcacACATCTTAATaggataaattatttttttaaaaaaataattatttgcaATTATTGATgctatatttgtttttatagtGAAAAGCCTCCCACCTACGATccctttttcattttctttttttaagcaAAAAGCTTATTTTGCTTATTTAGATTATAAATTTATTCACAAGTATAATAAAGAGAGACGAGTCAACAAAATACATgtttaaagtaaaataaaatatattcaaaaaatttgttaagttcaTTTATGAAGTCTATATAATGATAAGATATATAAGAGAAATTTCATCTAACATTCATCTAATAATAAAAGCTCAATATATAATATCTGTTAAATGGATGTTATGAATTCTAAATCAATGTAGACAATAGTATGAGTTTGAAGGAGAGAGAAATcgagttttaaatattttaagttgtgatttataatacttttaattaatttttaaataatatatgtttttatcttttttttcaatttatgtgacacatgtgaaattttaaaaattaatcacgttttaatatgtttttcaaatatttgaagttgttaattattgtaatttataatactctcaatgtaattatcaaataatatatgttactcccATAATCTCAGTTATACAATACAGATGAAATTATGAAAGTTaaccattttcttttttgatattcTAACTAAACTTTAgtactattttttataaatataaaaaattatcttaaattaattaaaatatgaaaagtagtagTTTGTTATACTTTCCACGTAGTTTAATCATCAAAACAGAAAATTTATCGTATAATAAAGTGAAAgagtttaataaaatataacc
Proteins encoded in this window:
- the LOC107023581 gene encoding serine carboxypeptidase-like 20 gives rise to the protein MAKKNFVLHYNLLLICLLEFLFLLTEGAPQSALVTQLPGFNGTFNSKHYAGYVTIDESHGKNLYYYFVESERNPSKDPVVLWLNGGPGCSSFDGFVYEHGPFNFDFGKPSGSLPSLHNNPYSWSKVSNIIYLDSPVGVGLSYSGNKSDYNTGDLKTASDSHSFLLKWFEIYPEFLKNPFYISGESYAGIYVPTLASEVVKGIDAGVRPAINFKGYMVGNGVADDIIDGNAIVPFQHGMGLISDDLYQEAVVACHGNFYEPVNSNCSEKLNKIDQVVYDLNVYDILEPCYHSKKPSVITLGNSRLPMSFRKLGETERPLPVRKRMFGRAWPYKAPVRAGHVPTWPEILNSVEVPCTDDRVATLWLNNADVRKAIHAEPATVIGPWELCTDKIALDHDSGSMIPYHKNLTAGGYRAIIFSGDHDMCVPFTGSAVWTKSLGYPIVDEWRPWYVNDQVAGFIQGYANNLIFMTIKGAGHTVPEYKPREALAFYSRWLEGKKI